In the Deinococcus radiophilus genome, one interval contains:
- a CDS encoding methyl-accepting chemotaxis protein, whose protein sequence is MTDTSSVSQSTAQPTQRIKAGPNQTSFLGRLSVGQKLALAGSVLGLPFAWLAIQNVVEANRKVAQIEQEIQGQQLIDALRVSQNNTQFVRLSSTNLLSGNAAGAQDLATQRQSVQTSLQTVIDRSQSLELTDIQQAAQSALNRFNELASQVDEGAISAAQAQQAYTELLNNVITPLYGTIAKDTMLELSENLEVAELVNLVTTVLPQEGPQAGSIGSGTVTVLNKLGETREVNETAAIESQLRWDNANASQQRIEQALAEALTTSPALDRQLRPAYTDLVDAGDAIFGTVRTGLVDAEVAQITPSDVQALIPDYAAALFGSFEQATTALGTTLEQEAQQSRTQALLTALLTALGLATAAGLLHFISRSITNPLTQLTGAARNLSQGNLGARVPVTTQDELGTLSQTFNLAATQLEANERRAEQERLEQERLQNNIGQFLDVTMDIAEGDLTKRGVVTEDVLGNVVDSINLMTEELGYVLGDIQKASGSVTSGSQAVLATTSQIQEGTAMTAAEAQRVTQQVQELSASIRQMAEQAQASADAARQALLASQQGQEAVTGTLDGMQNIRREVQGVAKSIKGLGDRSLEIQEIVDTISSIARQTNLLALNATIEAAGAGEAGGRFSIVADEVRKLADNSAAATGRIATLIQNIQSEIQDVVVNVEESTREVEQGYRVAGTAGERLRQIGDLTQQSAQLAENISSATQQQVQGIEQMGSAVQQIAQIAQQSEQSVQQGRAAADQLQRLADQLNASLSRFRLPN, encoded by the coding sequence ATGACCGATACCAGTTCAGTTTCACAGTCCACGGCCCAGCCTACCCAGCGCATCAAGGCAGGTCCCAACCAAACCAGTTTTCTGGGGCGGCTTTCAGTAGGTCAAAAGCTGGCGCTGGCCGGTTCGGTGCTTGGTCTGCCATTCGCCTGGCTTGCCATCCAGAACGTAGTTGAAGCCAACCGTAAGGTGGCCCAGATTGAGCAAGAAATCCAGGGCCAGCAGCTGATTGACGCTCTTCGTGTCAGCCAAAACAATACTCAGTTCGTCCGCCTTAGCTCAACCAACCTCCTTTCCGGCAACGCGGCAGGAGCACAGGACCTCGCTACCCAGCGTCAAAGTGTGCAGACCAGCTTACAAACCGTGATTGACCGTTCGCAGTCCCTCGAATTGACTGACATTCAACAGGCCGCCCAGAGTGCCCTCAATCGCTTTAACGAACTTGCCAGCCAGGTGGACGAAGGTGCCATTTCTGCGGCGCAGGCACAGCAGGCCTACACGGAACTGCTGAACAATGTCATCACGCCGCTGTACGGCACGATTGCCAAAGACACCATGCTGGAACTCTCAGAAAACCTGGAAGTGGCGGAGCTGGTCAACCTGGTCACAACGGTGCTGCCACAGGAAGGTCCACAGGCCGGTTCAATTGGTTCAGGCACTGTAACTGTACTGAACAAGCTAGGTGAAACTCGCGAGGTGAATGAAACGGCGGCCATCGAGTCGCAGCTGCGCTGGGACAACGCCAATGCCTCTCAGCAACGCATTGAGCAGGCCCTGGCCGAAGCACTCACCACTTCTCCAGCACTAGACCGCCAGTTGCGCCCCGCTTACACTGACCTTGTCGACGCTGGCGACGCGATTTTTGGAACAGTGCGCACAGGTCTGGTAGACGCCGAGGTGGCCCAAATTACACCTTCAGACGTGCAGGCCCTTATTCCCGATTATGCAGCGGCCCTGTTCGGCAGCTTTGAGCAGGCCACCACGGCCCTGGGGACAACCTTGGAACAAGAAGCGCAGCAAAGCCGCACTCAGGCCTTACTTACTGCGCTGCTCACTGCTTTGGGACTGGCCACCGCCGCTGGCTTGCTTCACTTTATTTCGCGCTCCATCACCAATCCGCTGACTCAGCTGACCGGAGCAGCACGCAACCTCTCTCAGGGCAACTTGGGAGCGCGCGTTCCAGTCACAACCCAGGACGAATTGGGAACACTGTCTCAGACCTTTAACTTGGCCGCTACGCAGCTGGAAGCCAACGAACGCCGCGCCGAGCAGGAGCGCCTCGAACAGGAACGCCTCCAGAACAACATCGGCCAGTTCCTCGACGTCACCATGGACATCGCCGAAGGTGACCTCACCAAGCGCGGCGTCGTGACCGAGGACGTGCTGGGCAACGTCGTGGACTCCATCAACCTGATGACAGAGGAGCTCGGCTACGTGCTTGGCGACATTCAGAAAGCCTCCGGGTCGGTGACCAGCGGTTCGCAGGCCGTGCTGGCGACCACTTCCCAGATTCAGGAAGGGACCGCCATGACCGCCGCCGAGGCGCAGCGCGTGACCCAGCAGGTGCAGGAACTGTCCGCCTCCATCCGCCAGATGGCCGAGCAGGCGCAGGCCTCCGCCGACGCCGCCCGTCAGGCGCTGCTGGCTTCTCAGCAGGGCCAGGAAGCCGTGACCGGCACGCTGGACGGCATGCAGAACATCCGCCGTGAGGTACAGGGGGTGGCCAAGAGCATTAAAGGCCTGGGTGACCGCTCGCTGGAAATTCAGGAGATTGTGGACACCATCTCGAGCATCGCCCGCCAGACCAACCTGCTGGCACTGAACGCCACCATCGAGGCCGCTGGTGCAGGTGAAGCCGGAGGACGCTTCTCCATCGTGGCAGACGAAGTGCGCAAGCTGGCAGATAACTCCGCCGCCGCCACGGGCCGCATTGCCACGCTGATCCAGAACATTCAGTCGGAAATTCAGGACGTGGTCGTGAACGTGGAAGAGTCCACCCGCGAGGTGGAACAGGGCTACCGCGTCGCCGGAACTGCCGGTGAGCGTCTGCGCCAGATCGGCGACCTGACCCAGCAGTCCGCACAGCTTGCCGAGAACATCTCGTCCGCGACCCAGCAGCAGGTGCAGGGCATTGAGCAGATGGGCAGCGCCGTGCAGCAGATTGCCCAGATTGCCCAGCAGTCCGAGCAGTCGGTGCAGCAAGGCCGCGCCGCCGCCGATCAGCTGCAGCGCCTCGCCGACCAGCTCAACGCCTCGCTCTCGCGCTTCCGCCTGCCCAACTAA
- a CDS encoding chemotaxis protein CheW yields the protein MAERLLLFRYKDDVLALPAHLTREVIELGQVAPLPGGRGGLAGLVVTAGQAAPLLDLHLLAGLPRHPHASLGLVVRIGNDTLVFPMDEMAGNLTSDEPLTTPDMISAPQETGDYRLNFEIRVINPAVLSSTLQARLMPV from the coding sequence ATGGCTGAGCGCCTGCTGCTCTTTCGCTACAAAGACGACGTACTGGCCTTGCCCGCCCATCTGACCCGTGAAGTGATTGAACTGGGCCAGGTCGCTCCGCTGCCCGGTGGCCGGGGAGGCCTGGCCGGACTGGTCGTCACCGCCGGTCAGGCTGCTCCCTTGCTGGACCTGCACCTGCTGGCTGGTCTTCCCCGGCACCCCCACGCTTCACTCGGCCTGGTCGTCAGAATCGGCAACGACACCTTGGTCTTTCCCATGGACGAAATGGCGGGCAACCTGACTTCGGATGAACCCCTGACCACCCCGGACATGATTTCTGCGCCGCAGGAAACCGGGGATTACCGCCTGAATTTCGAAATTCGGGTCATCAACCCGGCGGTGCTGAGTAGCACCCTGCAAGCCCGACTGATGCCGGTTTAA
- a CDS encoding response regulator transcription factor — MAKILLVDDSPADIRFMTEVLKGQGHTVASISDPAAVEQSISTEQPDLVLLDVVMPGRNGYEVLRGIKREFPSPSFKVIFVSSKGSETDIKWGLRQGAADYIIKPYTPADVQGVLGRHL, encoded by the coding sequence ATGGCAAAGATTCTATTGGTTGACGACTCTCCCGCCGACATCCGTTTCATGACCGAAGTGCTCAAAGGTCAGGGCCACACGGTCGCCAGTATCAGTGATCCTGCAGCTGTAGAGCAGAGCATTTCTACCGAGCAGCCCGATCTGGTGCTGCTGGACGTGGTGATGCCAGGACGCAACGGCTATGAAGTGCTGCGCGGCATCAAGCGCGAATTCCCTAGCCCCAGCTTCAAGGTGATTTTCGTGTCCTCCAAGGGCAGCGAAACCGACATCAAGTGGGGTCTGCGCCAGGGCGCAGCCGATTACATCATCAAGCCTTACACCCCGGCCGACGTGCAGGGCGTGCTGGGCCGTCACCTTTAA
- a CDS encoding class I SAM-dependent methyltransferase, with the protein MPRATLADCDAVAGHYGRLSFLAVSARELVTWAAPAAGEHWVDVATGTGEAARALAAAVGPEGQVLGTDLSAPMLEQARQYPPQPGLSYALADGATLPVASESQDGVLCAAGLFFMEDMEAALREWQRVLCRGGRTVLSSFTGELMAPLPSLWAARLAPLGLRPVVPPAARIASLDRAAELLTRAGFTQLHLEVRSVPLTIRSAEERWEHIVQGLEGLPLRALSAAQLEELRTQHLTDLATYFAQGPATFQIPLLLAQGEKR; encoded by the coding sequence GTGCCCCGCGCCACGCTGGCCGACTGTGACGCAGTGGCCGGTCACTACGGCCGCCTCAGCTTTCTGGCGGTCAGCGCGCGTGAGTTGGTGACCTGGGCCGCTCCTGCTGCCGGTGAGCACTGGGTGGATGTGGCGACAGGTACGGGTGAAGCGGCCCGTGCGCTGGCTGCCGCAGTGGGGCCTGAAGGGCAGGTTCTGGGCACCGATCTGAGTGCTCCGATGCTGGAACAAGCCCGCCAATACCCACCCCAACCTGGGCTGAGTTATGCCCTGGCTGATGGAGCCACGCTGCCGGTAGCCAGTGAGAGCCAGGATGGGGTGCTGTGTGCCGCCGGGCTATTTTTCATGGAAGACATGGAGGCCGCCCTGCGCGAATGGCAGCGTGTCCTGTGCCGGGGTGGGCGAACGGTCTTGAGCTCGTTTACCGGGGAGCTGATGGCCCCGCTGCCCAGCCTGTGGGCGGCGCGGCTGGCCCCGCTGGGCCTACGCCCGGTGGTGCCGCCTGCGGCCCGCATCGCCAGTTTGGACAGGGCCGCCGAACTGCTCACCAGGGCTGGATTCACCCAGCTGCACCTCGAGGTCCGCTCTGTCCCGCTGACCATTCGCAGCGCCGAGGAGCGCTGGGAGCACATCGTGCAGGGGCTCGAAGGCTTGCCGCTACGGGCCCTCAGCGCGGCGCAGTTGGAAGAGCTGCGTACTCAACACCTCACCGATTTGGCCACGTATTTCGCCCAGGGCCCCGCCACCTTCCAGATTCCACTGTTGCTGGCGCAGGGAGAAAAGAGGTAG
- a CDS encoding calcium/sodium antiporter, with protein sequence MSYLLVMIGIALLYFGGERLVTNASALARSFGLTPYVVGLTVVAFGTSSPELAATLSSSLSGTPDMALGNVVGSNIANVGLILGLTALVYPLATGRSTVTRELPLMLAVSLLLWPVVQGGISRVEGAVLFALLIAYVMWQLKLGSTDPAAVEEAEREAAEEEAIPTGQALLGAVIGIALLVAGAQALVTGATALAQALGISERVIGLTMLALGTSLPELASSLIAATRRHTELVLGGIIGSNIFNILAILGLTALVQPLPVDVQSAQGDILVMIGFAAAALLLMWRTARLGKLGGLVLLAAYGAYTYTLF encoded by the coding sequence GTGAGTTACCTGCTGGTCATGATCGGAATCGCGCTCCTGTACTTCGGCGGGGAACGCTTGGTCACCAACGCTTCGGCCCTGGCCCGCTCGTTCGGGCTGACCCCCTACGTGGTGGGGCTGACGGTGGTCGCTTTCGGCACGTCCAGTCCAGAACTGGCCGCCACGCTATCGTCTAGCTTGTCGGGAACACCGGACATGGCGCTGGGCAACGTGGTGGGCAGCAACATCGCCAATGTGGGCCTGATTCTGGGTCTTACGGCACTGGTTTATCCGCTCGCCACCGGGCGAAGCACCGTGACCCGCGAACTGCCGCTCATGCTGGCCGTCTCGCTGCTGCTGTGGCCGGTGGTGCAGGGTGGCATCAGCCGGGTTGAAGGGGCCGTGCTGTTCGCCCTGTTGATCGCCTATGTGATGTGGCAGCTGAAGTTGGGCAGCACTGACCCGGCAGCCGTGGAGGAAGCCGAGCGCGAGGCTGCCGAGGAAGAAGCTATCCCAACTGGCCAGGCCCTCCTGGGCGCGGTCATCGGCATCGCCCTCCTGGTGGCGGGCGCACAGGCCTTGGTCACAGGCGCCACTGCGCTGGCCCAGGCGCTGGGCATCTCCGAACGGGTCATCGGTCTGACCATGCTGGCACTGGGAACCAGCTTGCCAGAACTGGCGAGCAGCCTGATCGCCGCGACCCGGCGTCACACCGAGCTGGTGCTGGGCGGCATCATCGGGTCCAATATCTTTAATATTCTGGCGATCTTGGGGTTGACCGCGCTGGTTCAGCCCCTCCCAGTGGATGTGCAGTCAGCCCAAGGCGACATCTTGGTCATGATCGGCTTTGCCGCTGCCGCCCTCCTGCTGATGTGGCGGACCGCCCGACTGGGCAAACTGGGTGGCCTGGTGCTGCTGGCCGCTTACGGGGCTTATACCTACACGCTGTTCTGA
- a CDS encoding MMPL family transporter, translating into MHRLADWVTRAPRQVLGIFAALLVLAVPLAVQAPGRMTASIGELPNAESTQVTALLRSEFGEQQLNTALLVVQPQAGQPAGARATALGEFREGLEDVPGVLSVQSASELGGLHPAGDGPELVAAQIPLYEGATEALRAVRRFAQTFEEERGLEIGVTGLQAIADDFTHYAESDTRRSELTAMPLIALVLLLVFGALVATGLPMVVGVVSITLTLATLYLLASWLNISTFTQSVVTMLGLGAGIDYALLMVSRFREELSRDLDSVQAAHTTMLTAGRSVTWSGATVAIAMAGLTVPPLAYVQSIGIGGVLAVGMTVLTSLTVLPALLTLLGERVNSPRRWAVRSGRLAELSPRWHAWAHRVMRRPWAWTLAGTALLALLAAPTLGMQTGYGGAWGLSAGIESRDALDDVRGLGAGGLLSQFEVILTLDRPYDPQHDAEAFRAVTENLRAVPGVQTVVSPFLSPEDLAGAGSGGQLDGLAAAMALNERSFAPGGEYLRVTVIPDRYLRSDEIDVIEPQLRAALDTGPFGFLLGGAPVGEREFSRAVMGALPGVMLSVFAATFILLLLAFRSLVVPVKSILLNGLTVAAATGAVTLALQGGPLGELLGFPPQADVVDAMLPLLLFSVMFGLSMDYEIFLISRVYEGVQAGLNNDEAVAQAVGRTARIITSAALIMLIVFAAFIAGRVVLTKSIGLGLAVAVLLDATLVRLVLVPAVLKLAGRWNWWLPGWLERRLPHLEVRH; encoded by the coding sequence ATGCACAGGCTCGCCGACTGGGTTACCCGCGCACCCCGGCAGGTGCTGGGCATTTTTGCCGCCCTGCTGGTGCTGGCCGTCCCACTTGCGGTGCAGGCCCCGGGGCGCATGACCGCCAGCATCGGTGAATTGCCGAACGCTGAAAGCACGCAGGTCACGGCGCTACTGAGATCGGAGTTCGGAGAGCAGCAGCTGAACACCGCGCTGCTGGTGGTCCAGCCACAGGCAGGACAGCCCGCCGGAGCCAGGGCCACGGCACTGGGCGAGTTTCGTGAAGGTCTGGAAGATGTCCCAGGCGTCCTGTCGGTGCAGTCGGCGTCGGAGCTGGGCGGGCTGCACCCCGCCGGAGACGGCCCCGAACTGGTCGCTGCCCAGATTCCGCTGTATGAGGGGGCCACTGAGGCGCTGCGAGCGGTACGCCGATTTGCTCAGACTTTTGAGGAGGAGCGCGGGCTGGAGATCGGCGTGACAGGGCTGCAGGCCATCGCCGACGACTTTACCCACTACGCGGAATCCGATACCCGCCGCAGCGAGCTGACCGCCATGCCGCTGATTGCCCTGGTGCTGCTGCTGGTGTTCGGGGCATTGGTCGCCACGGGGCTGCCGATGGTGGTGGGCGTGGTCAGCATCACCCTCACGCTGGCCACGCTGTATCTGCTGGCCAGCTGGCTCAATATCTCTACTTTTACGCAGAGTGTCGTGACCATGCTGGGGCTGGGGGCCGGCATCGATTACGCGCTGCTGATGGTCAGCCGCTTCCGCGAAGAGCTGAGCCGCGACCTAGACAGTGTGCAGGCAGCCCACACCACCATGCTGACAGCAGGGCGCTCGGTCACCTGGAGCGGGGCCACGGTGGCCATTGCGATGGCTGGGCTGACGGTGCCGCCGCTGGCCTATGTGCAGAGCATCGGCATCGGCGGGGTGCTGGCAGTGGGCATGACCGTACTGACTTCGCTGACAGTACTGCCCGCGCTGCTCACGCTGCTGGGTGAGCGGGTCAACAGTCCCCGGCGCTGGGCAGTGCGCTCCGGGCGCCTGGCCGAGCTGTCGCCACGCTGGCACGCCTGGGCGCACCGGGTCATGCGCCGCCCCTGGGCCTGGACCCTGGCAGGGACGGCGCTGTTGGCCCTGCTGGCCGCGCCCACCTTGGGCATGCAGACCGGCTACGGCGGGGCCTGGGGCCTGTCTGCCGGCATTGAAAGCCGTGACGCGCTGGACGATGTGCGCGGGCTGGGCGCGGGTGGGCTGCTCTCGCAGTTCGAGGTGATTCTGACCCTGGACCGCCCTTACGACCCGCAGCACGACGCCGAAGCCTTCCGCGCAGTGACAGAGAACCTGCGGGCGGTGCCGGGGGTGCAGACCGTGGTCAGCCCTTTTCTGAGCCCGGAGGACCTGGCCGGGGCGGGGTCAGGCGGGCAACTGGACGGGCTGGCAGCGGCCATGGCCCTGAACGAACGCTCTTTCGCGCCGGGCGGCGAGTATTTGCGGGTTACCGTGATTCCGGACCGCTACCTGCGCTCGGACGAAATAGATGTCATAGAGCCGCAGCTGCGCGCCGCACTGGACACCGGCCCGTTCGGTTTTCTGCTGGGCGGCGCTCCGGTAGGCGAGCGCGAGTTCAGCCGGGCGGTGATGGGAGCGCTGCCGGGCGTGATGCTCAGCGTATTTGCGGCGACCTTTATCCTGCTGTTGCTGGCCTTTCGCAGCCTGGTGGTCCCGGTCAAGAGCATTTTGCTCAACGGGCTGACCGTGGCCGCCGCCACCGGAGCCGTGACCCTGGCGCTGCAAGGAGGTCCGCTGGGCGAGCTGCTGGGCTTTCCGCCACAGGCGGACGTGGTTGACGCCATGTTGCCGCTGCTGCTGTTCAGTGTGATGTTCGGCCTGAGCATGGATTACGAGATTTTCCTGATCTCGCGGGTCTATGAGGGCGTGCAAGCGGGCCTGAACAACGACGAAGCGGTCGCGCAGGCGGTGGGCCGCACCGCGCGGATCATCACCTCGGCGGCCCTGATTATGCTGATCGTGTTCGCGGCCTTTATCGCGGGGCGGGTGGTCCTGACCAAAAGCATCGGCCTGGGATTGGCCGTGGCCGTGCTGCTGGACGCCACACTGGTCCGACTGGTGCTGGTGCCCGCCGTGCTGAAACTGGCTGGGCGCTGGAACTGGTGGCTCCCCGGCTGGCTGGAGCGCCGTTTGCCCCATCTAGAAGTGCGGCACTGA
- a CDS encoding pyridoxamine 5'-phosphate oxidase family protein, whose amino-acid sequence MSDMTLQDISAAMKKLDICMLSTHAENGEISGRPMSNNGEVEYGGTAYFFTEGDHRMVAEIEANPKVAQGYQSDDLYIQVQGHANLVRDKAQFQEHWNPDLDKWFPEGIDTPDLVMIEIAGQRITYWAGRDEGEIKL is encoded by the coding sequence ATGAGTGACATGACCCTGCAAGACATTTCCGCCGCCATGAAGAAGTTGGACATCTGCATGCTGAGCACCCACGCCGAGAACGGCGAGATTTCGGGCCGCCCCATGAGCAACAACGGCGAGGTGGAGTACGGAGGCACCGCCTATTTCTTCACCGAAGGCGATCACCGTATGGTGGCTGAAATCGAAGCGAATCCCAAGGTGGCCCAGGGCTACCAGAGCGACGACCTGTACATTCAAGTTCAGGGCCACGCCAACTTGGTCCGCGACAAGGCCCAGTTTCAGGAACACTGGAATCCTGACCTGGACAAATGGTTTCCAGAAGGTATCGACACGCCGGACCTGGTGATGATCGAGATAGCAGGCCAGCGCATTACCTACTGGGCAGGCCGCGACGAAGGCGAAATTAAACTGTAA
- a CDS encoding NAD(P)/FAD-dependent oxidoreductase yields the protein MTVQFSDVIVIGGGIIGAACAFRLSEAGLRVTVLDRGAAPGRGSSGRSGAGVRVQFSEEVNVRLSWESIQEYQRFPELYGRESGYVQNGYLFLVPEAAWEAHEQGVAVQRAVGAPVEVVTPQEGARYVPYLLGGIYRCTYGPQDGYIDPLLTLNAYTDMALGRGAELHRQAEVTHIEAVGEGWTVYSSQGDFSAPLIVNASGAWSGAVAALAGLDVPVRPRRRSVYRTKTGNGQPSYPLTVDVASNLWLRGHNDTVIFTVSNPYQPDGLEEGIDWPWLTHVREVARDRFPWLAELEVDRSYSFWGYYEMTPDGSPILGRMAEAPGWINACGFSGHGVQQAAAVGRIVAAFAQDQEPFIDVSSLRLERFGQGAATAERHIV from the coding sequence TTGACCGTACAATTCTCCGACGTGATCGTCATCGGCGGCGGCATCATCGGAGCCGCCTGCGCTTTTCGCCTGAGTGAAGCAGGCCTCCGGGTCACCGTGCTGGACCGGGGGGCGGCACCGGGACGTGGATCGTCGGGGCGCAGCGGCGCGGGCGTGCGGGTGCAGTTCTCTGAAGAGGTGAACGTGCGCCTTTCCTGGGAGAGCATTCAGGAATACCAGCGCTTTCCCGAGCTGTATGGCCGGGAAAGCGGTTATGTCCAGAACGGTTATCTCTTTCTGGTGCCTGAAGCTGCCTGGGAAGCGCATGAGCAGGGCGTAGCGGTGCAGCGTGCCGTGGGTGCGCCCGTTGAGGTGGTCACACCGCAAGAAGGTGCGCGTTACGTCCCGTATCTGCTGGGCGGCATCTACCGCTGTACCTATGGCCCGCAGGACGGCTACATTGACCCGCTGCTCACGCTGAACGCCTACACCGACATGGCATTAGGGCGCGGCGCTGAGTTGCACCGACAAGCCGAAGTGACCCATATCGAAGCGGTAGGGGAGGGCTGGACGGTGTATTCCAGCCAGGGTGATTTCAGCGCTCCTCTGATCGTGAATGCATCGGGCGCCTGGAGCGGGGCGGTGGCGGCGCTGGCCGGGCTGGACGTGCCGGTGCGCCCGCGCCGCCGCAGCGTGTACCGCACCAAAACCGGCAACGGTCAACCGAGCTATCCGCTGACGGTGGATGTGGCCAGCAACTTGTGGCTGCGTGGGCACAACGATACCGTCATTTTCACCGTCTCCAACCCCTATCAGCCGGACGGTCTCGAAGAGGGCATCGACTGGCCCTGGCTGACCCATGTGCGCGAGGTCGCACGGGACCGCTTTCCCTGGCTGGCTGAGCTGGAAGTGGACCGTTCGTACTCGTTCTGGGGCTACTACGAGATGACCCCCGACGGCAGCCCGATTCTGGGCCGCATGGCCGAGGCACCAGGCTGGATCAATGCCTGTGGCTTCTCCGGTCATGGGGTGCAGCAGGCGGCGGCAGTGGGCCGGATCGTGGCGGCGTTCGCGCAGGACCAGGAGCCGTTTATTGATGTGAGCAGCTTGCGCCTGGAGCGCTTCGGGCAGGGTGCCGCGACAGCGGAGCGGCACATTGTTTAA
- a CDS encoding DUF1338 domain-containing protein, with the protein MTDRRETLNYVLSGLMRRYQERVPDVQSVIDDMVKGGLIGQAEDIENDHIAFRTMGVPQLGIQSFEKIFLHYGYQRREPYDFAAKKLNAYWYSPPDPLPGQPNFPRIFVSELRVGDLSEEAQRIITSYTDEVPSDPVDDLNLDDGVQVDEFLHRALWRLPSWEDYQRLQEESEYAAWVIYNRYYLNHFTVSVHNLPEGYDTIEQFNAFLEGHGYTLNSSGGKAKTSPDGLLIQSSTVAEMIDAEFAGGHLERISGSYVEFAERRPLPEFADLPKNELTRDKRREGFEAGNADKIFESTYSSQTAGR; encoded by the coding sequence ATGACTGACCGCAGAGAAACCCTGAACTACGTCCTAAGCGGCCTAATGCGCCGTTACCAGGAGCGGGTGCCGGACGTGCAAAGCGTTATAGACGATATGGTCAAGGGTGGCCTGATCGGGCAGGCTGAGGACATTGAGAACGATCACATCGCTTTTCGCACCATGGGCGTACCGCAGCTGGGCATTCAGAGCTTCGAGAAAATTTTCCTGCACTACGGCTACCAGCGCCGCGAGCCTTACGATTTCGCGGCCAAGAAGCTGAACGCCTACTGGTACTCGCCGCCCGACCCACTGCCCGGCCAGCCGAACTTTCCGCGCATTTTCGTTTCCGAGCTGCGGGTGGGCGATCTCAGCGAGGAAGCGCAGCGCATCATCACCAGCTATACCGATGAAGTGCCGAGTGATCCGGTAGACGACCTGAACCTGGACGACGGTGTGCAGGTGGATGAATTCCTTCACCGGGCACTGTGGCGGTTGCCGAGCTGGGAAGATTACCAGCGGCTTCAGGAGGAGTCCGAGTATGCCGCCTGGGTCATCTACAACCGCTATTACCTCAATCACTTTACGGTCAGCGTGCATAACCTGCCGGAAGGCTACGACACCATTGAGCAGTTCAACGCCTTTCTGGAGGGTCATGGCTACACCCTCAACTCCAGCGGCGGTAAGGCCAAGACCAGCCCCGACGGCCTGCTGATTCAGAGCAGCACGGTGGCAGAAATGATTGACGCCGAGTTTGCAGGTGGACACCTGGAGCGCATCAGCGGCAGCTATGTGGAGTTTGCGGAGCGCCGCCCGCTACCGGAGTTTGCCGACCTGCCCAAAAACGAGCTGACCCGCGATAAGCGCCGTGAAGGTTTTGAGGCGGGCAACGCGGACAAGATTTTTGAGAGCACCTATTCCAGTCAGACCGCCGGGCGCTAA